GCGCCATACCCCGTCCGTGGTGACTATAGGAAAGAACAACCAATTTCATGCATTTTCTCCTTCTTAATCCAACGCCACAATAGATCGGCACAAAACTTTACCGCGCTCTGACAGAGAATCGTAAATCGCGCGGGGCATCTCGCCATCTCGGCCGGGTCGGCGAAACCAGGGCGCGTAATAGCCCACACTCGTCATAATACGCACATCCCGAGACATATTGGGCGTCCCCCCGTGCCAGCAGCGCACATCTCGAAAAATCGCCGACTTGCTCGGCGCGCAAGCCACGGAATGCTTCATCCAATCGGGTTCATCCTCCAGACTGGGAATCGGCTGGCGCGAGCGATGGGTGCCGCGGATAAATCGCGTAGCCCCATTCTCCACACTAAAATCAATCATCGGAAAATTGACCACAATAAACGGCACCGGAACATCCATAATCGTCACCCGCTGCTCGGGATCATTGATCAAATCGGGCATATCGCGGTGGAGATGCTGGATTTTTGCACCCGGCAGCGAATAATCGCCGCCAGCACCACTGCACACAAACTGATTACTATTGAAAATAACTTCAATAATAGGTAGAATAGTAGGCAGATCAACCAGCATCGCCCATTCGGGGTGATGGATCTGCGAACCAAACGAATAACGCGCAAACCCCCTATTCGCCTTCTCCAGCGGAACCGCGCTCGTCTGTTCTGCAACAACGCGATGCGCGCCCTCCATAAGAAAAGCGAACTGATCATCGGTCAGCGCATCCGTCACAACCGCAAGCCCATCGCGATGAAAAACAGCGGCAGCGCGGTCAACTTCTGACGGTTCAATAAGTTCGAGGTCGAGCATAAGATCTCCAAAGGAGGTTGTTGTGGTTGAAAAAAAAGAAAACCTGCAAGATACGTACACGCCTGGTGAATACGACCCCGCGCTCTACAAATACGCCCACATCGCCGAATCTGTTGACGGCTTTGAAAACGTGAGCGACGAACACATCGCGCAATTTCACGCACAGGGCTTTTTGCCAATACAGAGCGCGTATTCCAGCGCACAGGTCAACGACGGCATGGCCGCAGTAAAAGAATTAATCGCGGGACAAAACCGCGAGTTCCGGGGTGTACAATTCGAGCGCGGACGCGACAAACAGGTCAAACGATCAGAGGGTCACGCGCGCGAACTACTCGTGCGAAAACTCACCCGATTTGTCGGATTCGACCCGCGACTGAACGCATTTGGCGAAGACCCCCAACTGATAGATATCTTAACCCGCATCATGGGGGAACCGCCCAAATTATTTGCCAACCAGGCCATGTTAAAACCGCCCGGCATTGGACGCGAAAAACCCTGGCACCAGGACCACGCCTACTTTAACGTGCCCATGCACACCTGCATCGTCAGCGCGTGGGTTGCCCTCGATCCCGCGGATCCCGAAAATGGATGCATGCACGTCATCCCCCAAAGCCATCGAGCAGGTCCCGTCATACATTTCAAAAGACGCGACTGGCAAATCTGCGACACCGATGTTGTCCGCAACCACATCACCGCCGTCGCCCTGCAACCCGGTGGCGTACTACTCTGGCACGGGCGATTGCACCACGGCTCCCCGGAGAATCGATCAAACCGCCGTCGCCGCGCCCTGCAACTGCATTACATCCCCGGATCCATAGAGGAAATTTCTTCAGAAGAACGCCTCGCCATCTATGGCAACGAAGGCAAGGACGTGACGTGTTAGACCTGTGTCATCGAATCCTCGTCGCATCTTCCCTGGGACATATCGCCTCGCCTCCGGCAATGGCGACGCGCATCGCATCGAGACCATCTTCGTGCGTAACGCTAAATGGCGCATCGTCGATACACTGCGTAATAAAATAATCGAGCTCATTCTTATACGACTCGCCAAAACGGGTGATAAACACGGGCACATCGGAGCCATAATCCCGCAAAGGGAGGGATTCTTTGTAAATCACACCATCAGGACCATACGCCTCCACCTCAACCCTGTGCGGATCCTCCTGAAAATGCCCCACGTGAATCACCCCGCCATCGCCATAAATCCAGGTCGCATTGCGATATCCCGCAACGTGATTGCGACTGACCATAACCTGACCAATTAAGCGACCGGGAAACCACATCTGTAAAAAAGCATCGTCGTAATCCTCTTCAACAGTACTGATAGTACAATTGTAAAGATTGGACCCAAACGCGGCCACATATTCGGGCATGGAACCGCCGAGCAACCAGAGAATCTCATCGCAATTGTGAACAGCCATATCGGTAAGCAAGCCCGCGCTATTATAACCATCTGGCGGTGGAATAGGGTCCTCCAGAACCGAAACAATCTTGAAAACATTGCCGATGGCGTTTTGTTCCAACAACGCTTTTGCCCTCAACAACGGCGCGTCAAACCGGCGCATAAAAGCCAGCATCAGCGCGTTTTTCCGCCTAGGATCCCGATTCAAATCGGCAACAAAAGCCTCGGCGGACGCGAGCGAATGGGTCAGCGGCTTCTCCAAAAGCACGCGACAACCCGCATCAACAAGTACTCGCGCATCGCGTTCGTGATCTTCTGTGCGTGACGCAACAAGCGCGGCATCGATCAAATCCGACGCTACAAGATCAGACACATCGTTAAACGCGTGAATCTCCGTCGCCTGATCTGCCTGAAGCTCTGCAGCCACGCGACTGGCCGTATCGCCATAAGTATCGGACACAGCGACGAGTTCGCACACACCCGTTTCCCGGGCGAGTTCTTGAACATGCCGGGCGTGAAAGACGCCAATGCGCCCAACACCGACCACGGCCATGCGGATGGGTTTATTCATAGAAAATTCCTCTATTACAAATTATGCGGAAATTTGAACGACCTCTCCCGTCTCAACACTATGGCTAATCGCCTCTAAAACGCGCATATTCTCATAGGCATCCTCAAGACTCGAGTGAGGCTGTATATCGGCTTGCAGCGACTGTGCCCAATGCTGCATCTCTTCGAGATAGCCGGGACGCCCGACGCTGTGAAATGCGGTATTGAGATCCCATTCTTCGGTAGGCGTATCGGCGTACCCACCGCCAGAATCGAGCCATGTCGGAACGCGGTAACGGCGCAACTTGCGCGTCTCAAACACCTGAATTGCCTGACTATTCGTACCCTTGACAAAAATCATCGCCTCCAAAACCGGACCCGTGCCGAGTGTCATCGTACCGATGCCACCATTCTCATAACGCAAATTAACGGATATTGACACCGTACCAGACGCACCATCAACAGAACCCAGCGCAAAAACCTCGCTGACCTGCCCCATAAAAAAACGCATGCAATCGGTAGGATGGATAACCTGATCAATCATAAAGGGCCACGCAAAAGGCGATCCCATCTCCTGTAACCGAGGACCAGGCGCCATGTAGCGGGTATGGTATTGACAAGCATTGCCGAACGCCTCATCGTCCATCAACTCCCTGGCAATCTGATGTGCGGGGGCATGCCGCCACATTGTGCCCACCATCCCTGTTTTACCGGTAGCAACTGAGGCATCGACCAGCATCTTCGCACCCTCAGAGGTAGTCGCGGGCGGCTTCTCGGTATAGATATGATAACCTCGCTGAAGACACGCAATGCCGATATCCCGATGTAATTTGTCCTCTGGCCTGCCCACAACGGCAACAGCGTGGAGATCTTCATGCTTGAACATCTCGTCGTAATCGGTATAATAGCGGAGTGCGCCGAACCTGCGCGCATTTGATCTCGCCTTCTCCTCGACGAGATCGCAAGTAGCGACAAATTCAAACTCCGGCACCAGCGGTATGCACCGTTGCAATTGCGACGACATATTACCACAGCCAATAAATGCCACTCGGATTTTGTCCATGATATATTCTCCGTGAAATCTATCGTTCAAAATATTCTATTGAATGTGAATGAATAGCCATCCATGACCTCTGTCAACCTCATTCTGGAGGTAAAAAATGAAAGTAGCAGCAATATTTGGTGAACGCAAAGGCGGCGTAATAGACGTACCAGATCCAAAGCCAAAAGACAACTGGGTACTGGTAAAAATTCACGCCGCGCCGATGTGTACAGAATACAAGGGATTTACAGGCGGCAGAAAAACCACCTCTCTGGGACACGAAGCAGCCGGCGAAGTCGTTGAAATCGCCCAACCCGGGCGCGTATCAGTCGGCGACCGCGTAGCCGTCATGCCCCAATATCCGTGTGGTACATGCCCATTGTGTGTCAGCGGCGATTACATCCACTGTCAACAAAGCGCCAACTTCGCCGAATTCACGGGCGGAGAAGAAGGCCGAGCCACCATGGCACAATACCTCTTAAAACCCGACTGGCTACTCCCAAAAATTCCCGACGACGTCTCTTATGAACACGGCGGAATGGCCTGCTGCGGTCTGGGACCCACATTCGGCGCAATACAGCGCATGCAAGTAAATGCCTATGACACCTTCATGGTCACCGGCCTTGGTCCCGTGGGACTTGGAGGCGTCATCAACGGCAAACACCTGGGCGCGCGCGTAATAGCCGTAGATATCAACCCCTATCGGCGCGAAAAAGCACTCGAACTGGGCGCAGACGAAGCAATCGATCCCCTCGAAGAAAACGCCCTGCAACAAATAATAGACCTCACCAACGGCATTGGTGTAGATGCCGCCGTAGATTGCTCGGGCGCCGTATCTGCACACCGGTTGTGCATCGACGCGGCGAGACGGCGTGGGCAGGTGGCATTCGTGGGCGAATGCGGAGAAGAAACCCCCTTGCGAATCAGCCAGGACATGATCCGAAAAGGCATCACACTCGTCGGCTCATGGCATTACAACTTAAAAGACGTACCAAAACTCATGCAAGTCGTCCGCGCAAACACAGACAAATTGGATCGGATGATCTCACACACATTCTCACTCGAAGACATACAAAAAGCCTGGGAATTGCAAACCACAGGCGCGTGTGCAAAAGTCGTATTGAAACCGTGGGCGTGAAGGAGGAAGAACTCAATGCTTAAATGTGCAATAATCGGCGTAAGCGGCGGACGCGCGCGGGGATTGGCAGAAGCGTATCAACACATAACGCACGGCAAACTCGCTGCAATCTCCACCCGAACAGAAGAAAACCTGCACGCATTTGGCGATACGTTTGACGTCGATACGCGATATTTAGACTATCGGGAAATGTTTGAAAAAGAACAACCGGACCTGGTACACGTAAATACCCCGCCCAGTGTGCGACTGGAAGTATTCGAAGCCGCGGAAAACGCCGGAGTACCCGCTGTCCTCGTGGAAAAACCCATAGCAATTCAAGGAGAAGACTGGCGCGCAATCAAAAACTTTACAACAACCGCAAAAACCAAAATCGCGGTAAATCACCAGCTACACTTTCACCCGCGCAGACAGCATTTGCAAAATATCGTACAGGAAGGAAAAATCGGCGACATCCGATTTATCGAAGCGAGCTGCGGCATGAACCTGGCGTATCAGGGCACCCATGCACTGCAAGCCATCGCCGCCTTTCATCCAGACGGCATCCCCACAAAAGTAATGGGACAAACCTCTGGCACAGACGGCCTGGAAGACACGCCCAAAAAACATTTCGCGCCCGACCAGTGCATCGGAGCAATAGAATACGCCGATGGCCTACGCGCCCAACTCATCTCGGGACCATTTGCCCCCCGCGTAACAAATGAAGACCGCACCAATGTCCACAAGCGCATCGCCGCCTATGGCACGCGGGGATATGTACACTGGACCATGTGGTCGTGGGAAACAGGTATCGATGGCCACATTGAGCGGGGCACGCACGAATACCCGGACGAAGACATACTCGGACAAGCCGCCATGACAGACGCCATGCTACAATGGATAGAAAACGACACAAAGATCCATCCCCTGAACCTGGACCTCGCCTTGCGCGACTTCAATATCATCCTGGGAATCTACACAAGCGCACTGGAACATCGGCCCGTAGAACTGCCCTTCAACCCAGCGGATAATCTGATAGATGCCTTGAGAACACGCCTTTAGAACTTCTCAATCCCAGATATAGTCCGTCGCGCCTTCTTCACACGCAAAAGCCGACCCGATCATCGTATTCAAATCGCCTTGCGGACGATAATCAATCAAACTCTTGGCCTTGCCAATGGCATGGTCATACATGTACTGGAGGGGAACTCTGACCTCAAGCGGCTCAACCCCTCTTCTTTCTCCAATCAACCGCGCCCCTTCGGTAAAAGGAAATGGCTCTGGCGCGCCGGCATTGAACGACTCGCCCAGCGCCGCGCCGGAGTTCAGCGCACAAACCAGACAATGGGCAATATCGCGGGCATCCTGCGGTTGATAAAGCCAGGGGCGTCCATCCTCATCCGTAATACTACACGGTTGCTGCGGAGACGCCGCCTTCGCTTCAATATCGTGCCACAGTTCCGTCCCATCGGCCATATAGAGTTCCGTACCGGGTCTTTCCTGGCTTTTCTTCAACAAATTGACCACGCGCGCAACGCTAAACTGATTCAAAATCTTGGTCCCGGACAAAACGTGACTCGGACGCACAATAGAATAGCGTAAACCCGTCTCTCGATTCGCGCGTTCTGCCATCACCTCGCCAAAATACTTGGACATAGAATACTCGCCATCCGGCCGTTTGGGATGCAATTCATCCACCGGATGATAAGCACACGGAACATTTTCGCCATTATTGGGAAACACACCCGAAGAACTGGTATAAACATAGCGTTCGAGACGATCGGCAACGCCCTCACACGCGCGTGTAACCTGGATATTGATCTGATTATTGAGCTCAAAATGCGGACCGACGAGATTGGCGGTATGAATAACCGCATCCACGCCCTCGACGGCATCTTTAACATAAGATAAATCCGTCAAATCCCCCTCGCGCAACTCAATATCGACACCATCGAGACGGCTGCGCGCGGGATCGTCGGAAAGAATGGTCCCACGAACTTCACAATTCTGGTCGAGCAACTGGCGCACCAGCCGGCAACCGACCTGTCCGGCGGCACCTGTAACGAGAACCTTCATAAAATCTCCTTTTGATTTTTTGATCTACTACATAGAACCCCTTGTTTGATACGCATCTGCCCTTGCTTGCCGCGCCGTCTGTTTGTTCTTTTGCCAATATGCATCAACGGGCTTATCGCGCGTCTGGGGTGGCGTCCTGAACGTAAGCGTATAAGCCCTCCGCGGAACATCTGTGCGATTTGGCTCTGCGTAGTGAAGCATATAACACGCGTGAAGCGAAGCCCCACCAGCCGCAACAGGGCAAGGAACCGCCCGCGCGGCATACTGTTCGGGATCATCGACCTCAAGACCGTGAATGCGCGGATCCCGGTTAATACTGTGATGCGGCAAAACATCGAGCTTGTGGCTACCCGGAATAAACTGCAAACAGCCGGATTCCACCGTCGCATCGTCCAGCGGCATCCAAAAATTTACACCTTTGTACGCCATAGTAGGATCGTGATACGCCTGATCCTGATGCCATGGCGTTGGCGCACCAATACGCGGCGGCTTGTAAATCATGTGTTCGCCATTCCTATCGAGCATATCAGAACCCAGCAACTGCCGCGCAATCGCCCGCGCATTAGCCAGATAGAGCGTATCCTTCAACTCGGGCGCAAAACGGCTGGGACCGAGCATTTGCGGAAGGCGTGGTTGATCATCCTCATCTGTACCCGCCAGATCAAACTGACTCCCCTGATCCCAACCCGTGCGATCCGAAAAAAGCCGATCGTAAATTTTCCGAAGCTGTTCCACCTCCTCCTCCGTCGTAATCGCATTGAGAACGAGGAACCCATCCTCGTGAAATGAATGGACTTGTTCCTGTGAAAGAGAAATTGTTGGCTCTATCATCTACGGCCTCCTCGCTATTGTTTGTGCGATGCAGAATAATGTCAACAGGCCAATCCGTCAAGAGGTTCTGATTATCAGCGCGGAACACTTGCTAAGAAACAATTTTAAAGGTAAATTATCCCCTGAACGAACCAAAACAGAAAAGGAACATATATGCGCATCCTGTACCTCGATCTCGACGCCTTAAATCCCACACACCTGGGCTGTTACGGATATCACCGCAACACATCGCCAACAATTGACAAAATAGCAGCCGAAGGCATTCGATTTAATCAAGTTTACACAACAGACGCACCCTGCTTGCCGTCGCGCACCGCATTTTACTCCGGGCAATTCGGCATTCATTCGGGCGTCGTAGGACACGGCGGCACCGCATCAGAGCGGCGAATAAATGGACCAAACCGCGGATTTCGAGATCGACTGGCAAACGAGGGACTGGCCGGATTCCTGCAGCGTCGAGGCTTAAAAACATCCATGATTAGCCCCTTTGGACAGCGGCATGCCGCGTGGCATTTTTACGCGGGCTTCAACGAAATACACAACACCGGCAAAGGCGGCATGGAATCAGCCGAAGAAGTAACACCCGTAGTCGAAAAATGGCTGAATGACAATGCCGCGGACGACAACTGGTTTTTGCACATCAACTACTGGGATGTACACACCCCCTATCGCGCGCCAGCAGAATACGGCGAACCCTTTGCCGATGATCCTCTCCCAGCCTGGCTAACACCCGAATTGCTGGAAGAACACAAAAAACTCGTCGGCCCCCACACCGCGCAGGACATCATGATGTGGAACGACCGTCCCGATCCCCGCTTTCCCCGGCACCCCGGGCGCCTGGACAACATGGACGACCTGCGGCGAATGATCGACGGATACGACACCGCAATCCGGTACGTAGATGATCAAATTGCCATCATTGTGGGCATATTGGAAGACAAAGGCGTACTGGACGACACCGCGATCATCATCAGCGCGGATCACGGCGAAAACATGGGCGAACTGGGCATATACGGCGAACACGGAACAGCCGATCAGGCGACCTGCCATATACCGATGATCGTAAAATGGCCCGGCGGGCAGTCTGGAATCACAGACGAGGGCCTGCATTACAATATTGATTTAGCGCCCACATTAGCCGATCTTTTAGGCGGGCAAAAACAGGCGTTGTGGGATGGCGAAAGTTACGCCCCTGTCATCACCGAAGGTACAGATGCCGGGCGCAGCGAATTGATCCTGAGCCAGTGCGCGCACGTATGCCAGCGGGCTGTCCGCTTTGACGACTGGATTTACATCCGCACCTATCACGATGGATATCGGCTCTACCCACGCGAACTGCTATTTAACCTATCAGACGACCCCTGGGAAATGCGCGACGTAGCGGCTGAAAATCCCGATATATGCCGAGAAGCTGCGTATCGCCTCATGAACTGGCACGACCACATGATGGAAACCATGCCGCGACCCTACGACAACGATCCCCTCTGGACAGTCATGCAAGAAGGTGGACCAATGCACACCTGGGGAGCTTTCGAAGACTATTGCGATCGCCTTGCAGAAACCGACCGTGCAGAAGGCGCGGTTTTACTGCGCAAAAAATTTGGAAACAAATACCGCCATCCATAAAAGTAAGGAGTAAACCATGCTCACCCAGAAACAAATTGCGTTTTATCACGAACACGGATATCTCGGTGTGGAGAACGTGCTCAGTGAAGACGAGGTCAATAACCTGCGTCGGATAACCGATGAATATGTGGAAAAATCGCGGGAGGTCACCGAACACACCGAAGTATTCGACCTCGAACCCGGACACACGCCCGAAAACCCAAAACTGAGACGCCTGAAAAGTCCGATCCTGCTCCATGAAGTATATCGCAAGACCCTGCATCACGAGAAAATTTTAGGCATCGTATCGCAATTGATCGGATATGGCCTGCGGTGCAATGGCAACAAGCTCAACATGAAACAACCCGGCTACGGCAGCCCGGTTGAGTGGCATCAGGACTGGGCATTTTATCCGCATAGCAACGACGATTTGCTCGCCGTGGGCATAGTGCTCGACGACATGACAGAAGAAAATGGCCCCTTGCTCGTCATTCCCGGCTCGCACAAAGGGCCAGTGTACGACCATCACCTCGACGGCCATTTCTGCGGCGCCGTAACCGACTCCACCTTTAGCGACAAAGGTGCCGTACCCGTAATGGTCAAAGCAGGCGGCATCACAATCCATCACGTACGCATGCTGCACGGATCAGTATCCAATACATCTGACAAACCCCGCCGACTGCTCCTATTTCAATACTGTGCGATCGACGCATATCCCCTATCGGGCCTGAACAACTGGGATTTGTTCAATGAAACAATCGTGCGCGGTGAACCGACCAACATCCCGCGCGTGGAAGCCGTACCCGTGCGGATGCCCTGGCCAGGCGCACTCCGAAGCGGATCCATTTACGAATCGCAAACCATAATAAAAGAATCGAAATTTACCCAAACACAATACAAATAACGAACGTCTCAATCCCGATAAGTAACAGCCGTGCCACTGGCACTGACCATAAGCATACTGCCCTCGCCAACCGTATCGTAGTCGAGATCCACGCCAATGACGGCATTGGCACCCATACCGCGTGCCTGTTCGACCATTTCCTCGATGGCGAGATCTTTGGCTCTGCGGAGTTCTGACTCATACGCGGCTGAACGCCCGCCGACAATATCGCGGAGACTCGCAAAAATATCTTTGAAAAAATTGGCACCCAAAATAGCTTCACCCGTCACAATGCCCTGATAGCTATCAATGGTTTTCCCTTCAATATTGGGGGTTGTCAACACGAGCATAAAAGCCTCCTTTTATATTGTTTTCTGATAATTTCATCGAAAAAATATCTCATTGTACACAATCAGGCAAGGTCTAAAACAACATTCAAAAAACAGGAGCTTTGACATGAACCACGTGAGTAAATCCATGCGGCAACAGTGGCAGGAGCAGGGATATTTACATCTCAAAAATGTAATCCCCAAAGACGAAGCAGCGGGTTATCTCGACGCGGCCAACGAAGTGATCGCGAAGTACGAAGCCAAATATCCCGAGGTTCTCGAAAAAGGCGTCTATACCATCATCCAAACGCTCTTCCGAACGAGTCGAATCGACGGATTAATGGACCACCCCAACTTATTTGGCACCATCCTCGACCTGATGGGACCTTATATCCAGATCATGGGATCGCAAATTTACGTACGCTATCCAAATGACAAAACCGATAACTTGATCGGCTGGCACACCGATGCTGGACGCTCACTGGCACAAATTAGGGTCACGCCAGACAGTCTGCCATTAAACTTCAAAATACAGTTCTTCCTCACCGATATACCACACGAAAATTGTGCGAACTTCTGTGTGGTACCCGGCAGCCATCGCCGCCCAATGCCCAAAGGGTCGCGCAATGAAACACCGCCCGGTGCAATACAACTCATTGCCGAAGCGGGAGATTGCGCGATCTTTCCAAATACCATGTGGCACGCGGTCGCACCAAATCACACAGACGTCGTGCGGCGCAGCATCACCTTCCGATATGGACAAATGTGGTGCAGACCTTACGATTACGAAAAATGTCCCGAAGAAGTACTATCCCGCATGACACCTCGCCGCCGTCGGTTAATGGGTGACCTGGGCGAAAACTATACAGCGACAGATTATTTCAAACCATCCGACCAGATAAAAGTCATCATGGATGGCCTGGACTTTAAGTGTCCCAATGCTTAACAGCCCATAAAACCAAAAGCCCCGGACAATCCGGGGTTTTTTTTATGTCCATACGACACTTTCGGGATACAAACTCGTCTTTTATTAAAACACGCGTGTATTGATTTCTCATGGAGCATTCGTGGAACAGATTGAAGACAGCGCGCTCATCGCTCAAATTCTGGACGGCGACCGCAAAGCATTCGCAATTCTGGTGCAACGCTATTCGCGATATGTGTATGCCCAAATTGCCCGATCCATACGATTGGTTGACGACGTAGAAGATCTGGTCCAAATCGTATTTATCAAAGCGTACGAAAATCTGCATCAACTTCGCAAACCCGACCGATTTAGACCCTGGTTACACAGCATCGTACGCAATGCGGTCAACTCCCATCATCGCCGTCGAGCCGTGCAATTGCGACTGGAAGAAACATTTTATCCAGAACCTGCAACGCACGCTGAAGAAGAAATCAAACATGTTGTGCGCGCCGCGCTTCACGTCCTATCGGCTGAACATCGCCAAGTAATCGCCCATCACTATTTCAAAGGGTATTCTTACGCGGAAACAGCCGACCTCCTGAACCTCACGGTAGAAACCGTGCGCGGGCGTCTGAGGCGTGCGCGTCTCAAATTGAAAGGAGAGCTACACAAAATGTCGGATATTCAAATGCAAACAACTGAACTGGACCGCGCGGACATGGACGCGCTCAAAAAAGTAATCGGTTTTGTAAGCGACGATGAAAAACGCCCGATCTTGCAGGGCGTATGTCTCGACACAGGCGGTCGCGCGACTGCAACCAATGGGCATATCATGATCATTCGCACCTTAAAAAGCCTC
This Gemmatimonadota bacterium DNA region includes the following protein-coding sequences:
- a CDS encoding phytanoyl-CoA dioxygenase family protein, which codes for MLDLELIEPSEVDRAAAVFHRDGLAVVTDALTDDQFAFLMEGAHRVVAEQTSAVPLEKANRGFARYSFGSQIHHPEWAMLVDLPTILPIIEVIFNSNQFVCSGAGGDYSLPGAKIQHLHRDMPDLINDPEQRVTIMDVPVPFIVVNFPMIDFSVENGATRFIRGTHRSRQPIPSLEDEPDWMKHSVACAPSKSAIFRDVRCWHGGTPNMSRDVRIMTSVGYYAPWFRRPGRDGEMPRAIYDSLSERGKVLCRSIVALD
- a CDS encoding phytanoyl-CoA dioxygenase family protein; translated protein: MSSRSSIRSPKEVVVVEKKENLQDTYTPGEYDPALYKYAHIAESVDGFENVSDEHIAQFHAQGFLPIQSAYSSAQVNDGMAAVKELIAGQNREFRGVQFERGRDKQVKRSEGHARELLVRKLTRFVGFDPRLNAFGEDPQLIDILTRIMGEPPKLFANQAMLKPPGIGREKPWHQDHAYFNVPMHTCIVSAWVALDPADPENGCMHVIPQSHRAGPVIHFKRRDWQICDTDVVRNHITAVALQPGGVLLWHGRLHHGSPENRSNRRRRALQLHYIPGSIEEISSEERLAIYGNEGKDVTC
- a CDS encoding Gfo/Idh/MocA family oxidoreductase translates to MDKIRVAFIGCGNMSSQLQRCIPLVPEFEFVATCDLVEEKARSNARRFGALRYYTDYDEMFKHEDLHAVAVVGRPEDKLHRDIGIACLQRGYHIYTEKPPATTSEGAKMLVDASVATGKTGMVGTMWRHAPAHQIARELMDDEAFGNACQYHTRYMAPGPRLQEMGSPFAWPFMIDQVIHPTDCMRFFMGQVSEVFALGSVDGASGTVSISVNLRYENGGIGTMTLGTGPVLEAMIFVKGTNSQAIQVFETRKLRRYRVPTWLDSGGGYADTPTEEWDLNTAFHSVGRPGYLEEMQHWAQSLQADIQPHSSLEDAYENMRVLEAISHSVETGEVVQISA
- a CDS encoding zinc-binding dehydrogenase, with protein sequence MKVAAIFGERKGGVIDVPDPKPKDNWVLVKIHAAPMCTEYKGFTGGRKTTSLGHEAAGEVVEIAQPGRVSVGDRVAVMPQYPCGTCPLCVSGDYIHCQQSANFAEFTGGEEGRATMAQYLLKPDWLLPKIPDDVSYEHGGMACCGLGPTFGAIQRMQVNAYDTFMVTGLGPVGLGGVINGKHLGARVIAVDINPYRREKALELGADEAIDPLEENALQQIIDLTNGIGVDAAVDCSGAVSAHRLCIDAARRRGQVAFVGECGEETPLRISQDMIRKGITLVGSWHYNLKDVPKLMQVVRANTDKLDRMISHTFSLEDIQKAWELQTTGACAKVVLKPWA
- a CDS encoding Gfo/Idh/MocA family oxidoreductase, whose translation is MLKCAIIGVSGGRARGLAEAYQHITHGKLAAISTRTEENLHAFGDTFDVDTRYLDYREMFEKEQPDLVHVNTPPSVRLEVFEAAENAGVPAVLVEKPIAIQGEDWRAIKNFTTTAKTKIAVNHQLHFHPRRQHLQNIVQEGKIGDIRFIEASCGMNLAYQGTHALQAIAAFHPDGIPTKVMGQTSGTDGLEDTPKKHFAPDQCIGAIEYADGLRAQLISGPFAPRVTNEDRTNVHKRIAAYGTRGYVHWTMWSWETGIDGHIERGTHEYPDEDILGQAAMTDAMLQWIENDTKIHPLNLDLALRDFNIILGIYTSALEHRPVELPFNPADNLIDALRTRL
- a CDS encoding NAD(P)-dependent oxidoreductase, with the protein product MKVLVTGAAGQVGCRLVRQLLDQNCEVRGTILSDDPARSRLDGVDIELREGDLTDLSYVKDAVEGVDAVIHTANLVGPHFELNNQINIQVTRACEGVADRLERYVYTSSSGVFPNNGENVPCAYHPVDELHPKRPDGEYSMSKYFGEVMAERANRETGLRYSIVRPSHVLSGTKILNQFSVARVVNLLKKSQERPGTELYMADGTELWHDIEAKAASPQQPCSITDEDGRPWLYQPQDARDIAHCLVCALNSGAALGESFNAGAPEPFPFTEGARLIGERRGVEPLEVRVPLQYMYDHAIGKAKSLIDYRPQGDLNTMIGSAFACEEGATDYIWD
- a CDS encoding phytanoyl-CoA dioxygenase family protein, coding for MIEPTISLSQEQVHSFHEDGFLVLNAITTEEEVEQLRKIYDRLFSDRTGWDQGSQFDLAGTDEDDQPRLPQMLGPSRFAPELKDTLYLANARAIARQLLGSDMLDRNGEHMIYKPPRIGAPTPWHQDQAYHDPTMAYKGVNFWMPLDDATVESGCLQFIPGSHKLDVLPHHSINRDPRIHGLEVDDPEQYAARAVPCPVAAGGASLHACYMLHYAEPNRTDVPRRAYTLTFRTPPQTRDKPVDAYWQKNKQTARQARADAYQTRGSM
- a CDS encoding sulfatase-like hydrolase/transferase — encoded protein: MRILYLDLDALNPTHLGCYGYHRNTSPTIDKIAAEGIRFNQVYTTDAPCLPSRTAFYSGQFGIHSGVVGHGGTASERRINGPNRGFRDRLANEGLAGFLQRRGLKTSMISPFGQRHAAWHFYAGFNEIHNTGKGGMESAEEVTPVVEKWLNDNAADDNWFLHINYWDVHTPYRAPAEYGEPFADDPLPAWLTPELLEEHKKLVGPHTAQDIMMWNDRPDPRFPRHPGRLDNMDDLRRMIDGYDTAIRYVDDQIAIIVGILEDKGVLDDTAIIISADHGENMGELGIYGEHGTADQATCHIPMIVKWPGGQSGITDEGLHYNIDLAPTLADLLGGQKQALWDGESYAPVITEGTDAGRSELILSQCAHVCQRAVRFDDWIYIRTYHDGYRLYPRELLFNLSDDPWEMRDVAAENPDICREAAYRLMNWHDHMMETMPRPYDNDPLWTVMQEGGPMHTWGAFEDYCDRLAETDRAEGAVLLRKKFGNKYRHP
- a CDS encoding phytanoyl-CoA dioxygenase family protein, which codes for MLTQKQIAFYHEHGYLGVENVLSEDEVNNLRRITDEYVEKSREVTEHTEVFDLEPGHTPENPKLRRLKSPILLHEVYRKTLHHEKILGIVSQLIGYGLRCNGNKLNMKQPGYGSPVEWHQDWAFYPHSNDDLLAVGIVLDDMTEENGPLLVIPGSHKGPVYDHHLDGHFCGAVTDSTFSDKGAVPVMVKAGGITIHHVRMLHGSVSNTSDKPRRLLLFQYCAIDAYPLSGLNNWDLFNETIVRGEPTNIPRVEAVPVRMPWPGALRSGSIYESQTIIKESKFTQTQYK